The sequence below is a genomic window from Halolamina litorea.
ACCGCTGGTTCGCCCGCTACGAGCCGGCTGCGAAGGTCTGTTCGGAGAAGCTACTCGGGGAACCGTCGGGTGTCGTCGACGAGGCGACCCGTCGGTTCAACCACGCACTCACCAACCTCCAACTAGAGGGGCTGGACGAAGACGACGTAGAGCGGGTGTTGGACCGGATACTCGACGACGTCGAGTGAGAGCGGTCCACTACCCACTAGTAGCGTAGACGCAGTACTCGGAGGCGAAGCAGTCGTCGAACCTCGGGCTCTCTTTGGTACATACGATCGCTCCGAAGTCGAGCAGTCCGAGATTGTACCGTCTAACGTCGGCCGGGTCCTCTGGCAGCATCTCGGTACAGAAATCCTCCCTATCTGAACGGCTGTCCGGGAACCGATCGCCGAATACGCGGCTGTAAACCCGTTCGACGTTGCGGTCCAAGATAGGGAGCTTGGAGCGGTCTGCGAAACAGAGAGTCGCGTTCGCGACGTAGGGACCGACTCGTTCGAGTTCTCGGAGTTGCCCGGTAGTGTCCGGTAGATCGTCTACTGACCTAGCGATCGACTTCAACGCCCGAGCACGCATACGCTGGAAGCCGAGTGGATCGATCACCGACACGAGATCTTCCTCGTCGGCCTCCTCGATCGCCTCTAGGGACGGGTACCGGTCGACGAACTCCGGATACACGTCTGCAACGTTGTCCGCAGGCGTCTGAGTCAGAAAGAACTCTGCGACGAACACCTCGTAGCGCGACCGTTCCTGCTCTCGCCACGGGTACTCCCGGACGTTCTCGGTCGCCCACTGGAGCAGCGAGTCACGGAACGCACTAGCCGCCTTGGGGAGACGCATGGTCGTCACTCGGTATAGTTGCTCGCCGTGAGTTAAGAAATCGGGCTCTGTCGGGAGGCTCAACGGCTAACAGGAGTGGGATTACATCTCGTGAAGTGCAGTGGAACGGCACACTAGTTAGGAAGCGAGTTGCTTGATGGAAACTGCGGATATGTGCCTGTTCCCAGCTAGACGGTCTGAGTTTCTCCGCAGTGGGGGCACGTCACCCACTTGCTGTCTACCATGTGTCCTGCCGCTGCCCCGGCTATACCTCCGGGAACAGTACCTGCGATAGCACCAAGTGGACCACCCGCAATTCCGAAACCAGAACCGATGGCGGCCCCGGACCCTGCGGCTGCGATAGTTATGGCCCTCTTCGACGCGGGATTCTTCTTGGGGTTGAACTCGCCGGAACAGCCCTCACAGGAAGTTTTCACTTCACCCATGCCAGTCAATCTCTAGGTTTGAACTTAACCTTTGGGTGATGTATTCGAAAGAGTAGCCCAGCAGTTCTCACTTCGTGATCAACATCTGAGTCAGAAAGCGAGGTTCAACGTAGACGGGTCACTCCGACACTTCAATTACGGCCACGGTCACCTCTTCATCGGCGTACTCTGATCCAAGTGTAATCCTGCCACGGGAGTCGGTCTTTTTCGTCACGATGTCGCGGGGGATTACTACCCGGGTATCTTCGGCTTCCTTCATTCGTCGCCACCGAGCCTCTCCATCATTTCGATAGCAGTCTTGAGACAGTCCTCTTCTCCGTCACAGGGCTCACTCTCCACGTCTCCGACCCGTCGCCACATCCGCGGGTTCTTCTCGTCGCTATCTCCTTCGAAGGACACCTCTTCGGCACCTACGACAGAGGGATCGTCGATAGAGTACCCGACACGGAGCTCCTTCTCGGGATGTACCCACTCGCGAGCAAACAGATTCCCGCCGGTGTGGGCCAGTTCGCCACCCGCCCATCCAGCGGGTGCGACGTTCACCTCGTCGCCGTGTTCGCTGATCTCGTCGGCGTTCACATCTTCGGTCTACTACCCACACCTACTTAGCTACTTCCCATATTTGCCCACACCTGTCCGAGTGGTGGCAGCACTACTTCGGGGGCTACGAAAAGTCGTCGAGGCTGGTTCCCCTAGTATAACCGCCGTCAGAACCGGGCTCGTCGTTGACCGTAGTCACTCCTTCATCGTCTGTTTCCAGATATTCGTCCTCAACCGATTGATCACTAACGAACTCCTCAATCCGGTTTGCAGTCCGTTTCCCGATACCTGGAACGTTTCCGTCTAACGTATCCACGAAGAAATCTGGGTTATCCAGTTCGTCGTAGAAAGCCGTCAGCTTCTCCCAAAGGGATCCGTCTGGTAGCTGATCGACTCCGGGAATATCGGGTCGGTCGAGATACTCTCGAAGGTTCCGAACACGGTGGCGGCCTACCCCTCTGATGTTCTCGACGAGCGGGACTTCGTCGCGACGAACGCCGCGCTCGATTCGGAACGTCATGATGTTTAGCCACTCCGGTCGGTGAATCTCCGGGGAGGCATCGATGAGGTATTTCGTCGCGTCAAGTGTATCCGCGACACGCCTCGCATCAGAGGAAATGTACGCGCCGTCGATGTCCGTCCGTTTCTCGATCTCCCGAGTATCGAGGTTCTTGACCCAGTACCAGCGGAGAATCCCGGCCGTGATACCGTATTCGTCGACAGGTAGTTCGTGCTCCTGTAGTAAGCCTTCCAGCTCGTCAGAACAGCTACTGTCGATTTTTCGGTCGGCGAGGATGGTTGTCTGGTAGACGAGGTTGAGCCGAGTGAGGTTTCCCGTACCCAGGTCTTCGAGCCAGTCGTAGAAACTTCGAATTGCCGCCAACGTCGCGTTGCTGAACGAGTTGAAGGAAAATTCGATGGTCCCCTCGCCGAGCGGAGTCGGTTGGAACTGTCGGGCCGTGTCCTTCTCGGTGATGAACTCTAGATCTAGGAGCCAGTCGGCGGCTTCTCTGAGCCGCTCGTTGAGCCGCTCGTCTCTCGAGGAGTGCTCCCTTCCCCACGCACCGACCTGTTTCATCTGCTGCCAGTACAGCATCTCTTTGACGAAGGCCTCGATCTCGTGGGGAGTGTCCCAGCCGGTCGTGACCAGCTCCAGCAGAAGCCACCGGAAGCGCTCGTCGTTCTCGATGTGGGTCGTTACTGGCTCCAGTTCTCTGTGGGGTTCGAAGTACCGCTCGATCGTCTCCGCTGGATCATCGGTTAGAGTGAACGCGTAGCCCTCGTCGTAGCCGTAGCCCGGTCTGGCTGCTCGGCCGATCCACTGAACGTACTCGTACACTCCGACGAACTCCGGACCTCGCTTGATGTCGGCGACGATGACCGACTGAACCGGCGCATCGAAGCCGTAGGCGATTGTCGTCGTAGCGAATAGGCACTTGATTTCCCCCTCTTCGTAGAGGTCGACGATCCACACCTTCACGTCCTGCGGGAGATCGCTGTGGTGAAACGCCACCCCAGCGTCCATCATCCGAGCCAGATCTTCGAGCGTGCTGGTCAACTCTCCCTGGCTCTTTCGCTCCATTTCCTCCAAGAAATTCCGGTTAGAGACGTCGGCGAATATTCGAGTCTTCGCCACTGCTTCCGCTCGGGACTCTGTCCACGATTTGGCGTAGTTGAAGACCAGGAAGGGTGCTTTGTCGCGTTCTGAGCGGATGAAGCTGGTCAGGGCGTCTTTCTTCTCTTGGGGACCGACGTTGACTACCTCCTCCTGAATTTCGATCTCACGCCCTTCTGGACTCACCGTAAGGTCGGCGTCCATCCAGTCAGCGAGTTCCTGTGGGTTCCCGAGAGTGGCACTCATCGAGAAGAGCTCGATTCCTTCATACATCGCGGCGGCGATCGCTTTCTCGATACCTGGGCCGCGAAAGCCGCCGTATATCTCGTGGAAGTCGTCGAGGACCACTAGATCGAGATTTCGAGCGCTACCCTTGTCCCGAAGAATTGCCCGGTAGAACGAATCGAACGTCGCGACGATTACGTCGCCGGACTGGTACGCACCCGGCCCCGAATGGATCTGGTACTCGTCGCTACCCCACTCCTGCATCGACTCTCGCTTGTCTCGAACCAGCTGGCGCGACGGAACCAAATACGCGACACGGCCTTCTCGGTCTAGGTGTTTCTTCGTGACCGCCTCGGCACAGAGAGTTTTCCCGTTCCCTGTCTCTGCGACCAGAAGATGGTTTCCGGACTCCAGTATCCCGTCCTCGAAGGCCAACCGCTGGGTCTCCTTGAGCGACTCGTACCCGTGGGCGCTCATTACCTCGTCGACGATCTCGGTATCGTCGTCCGGTAGGTCAGCTATCTCGCTCATCGATCGATTTCGTCGATCGGATAGTGGAACTCACGGTCCAACTGCTCACCACCGAGTGAGTCATAGAGGGCGAATAAGTCGGCGATATCGCTGATGCTGTAGTCGTAGAGGAGTCGCTTAAGCTCTCTGTGTGTCTTCGTTTCTTCTATTCCGGCCTGTACGCCGTCGACGTACGTTTCACCGAGGACCCGACCCACGTGTCCTCCTTTGACGAACTTGTCCTCGATTCCTAACCCGTCCCAGTAGTCGTCGTGGAAATCGTAGTCGTTGTACCAGACACTGTCGTTATCGATGTCCTCAAGCTTGTACGCCAGCCAGTCGGGAAGTACGGGTTGGTCTTCCTGAAGTTCGTCTTCGTGACGTGCAGCGGCGGCCTTCGCAAGGTCAATGTGGTTCGGGAGTGCCGATTGCAGATCTGATGAGAGACCGGTCACATCTCCAGATTGGTCGAGTTCTTCTGCCCAGTTCATCAGATGCTTCAGGTCGAAGTAGGCGCCGTTGTAGGTCAGCGTCCGTTCCACGTCCTTCCCGTGGCACCACTCGATCATCCTGTGGAATAGATCAACCGTGTACTTCGCTTCCCACCCACCACGGCGGAAGAGGACAGTAGTGTCCGGCTCTTCGAGTGTCCCGTCCCTGTAGGCCAGTCCGACAGAAATCCATTCGTAGTACCGGGTGTCGTTATCGTCACGACCGGGTTCCTCAAACGGGCTCGCCGTCTCGATGTCTAGTGCTAAGTCCCCCATATATGTCGACCATTCCGATAGGAAACATGATAAAACTCTCGGACAACCCGGATCGTCTACCCGCGTTTCGAGTGGAGGTGGGTGGAAACCGGAGCGGAGTATTTTGATTTCGTGCCCTTAGGCACACCCCTAACGGGAATCAAAACCCCTCGGGTTGAATTCCCGTGAGACGCCAATCAAGCACGACCAAGATCGTCTGTCTCGAGAGCACAAGACCAGCCGCTCAACGGCCTATTACGAGCAGAATTCCCCTCAAAACGAGTGCTCAGATAGTGTTGCCACTCACCAGCCGACTCGCTATCCGGTGTTCAGATATCGCCAGGCGTCCGCGATCCCGCCGTTACGGAACTGAATCTGCGCCGTTCGGAAGCGCTCTTCGGGGAGCCCAGCCTCTTTCCAGATACGGAACCCCTCTTTGATCCCTCGGCGTGTCTGCTTTCCGGGCTCACGGACTCGAAGCTTCATGCGCGCCTCGCGCTGATTCAGAGCGTCGTCGACATCAATTCCGTGGCGTGCCGCCCAGGCGATGAAGACGCTCATCGTCTCTTTCATCCCTTTCTCGGCAGCCCGGATGGCCTTCGCCCCGGTCTCTGCGGCCCGCTTGACGGCTTCCTCTGCCTCCTGCACAGCGTCGTGGACCAGTTCGGCGACGTAGTTCGACCGAAGGCTGACCTTCGCGTACTCGCGGACGACGAGATCGTCGATACCGCGCAGTGCCCGTCTGACGCTCTCAACGTGGCGGCCGTGCTCGTCTGCGATATCCGCCGGCGAAACGACACCGCCGTCGGTCACGAGCGTCCGTAGGCTCTCCCACTGGACCGGACTGAGGCCGTCGGCTAGGTGCCGAATGACGACGCTCTCCTGAGTGCTCTTGATGCGCGTCATGTCCAGCTCGATCGGGTCGGGTCCTCTCTCGGTCGTCTCGACCTCGAAGTACGCGTCCTGAACGAACGGACCGGGCCCTCGCGACGGGGCAACGTCGAGACCAGCATCGGCGAGCACGGACAGGACCGTCTGGTTGAGTTCGCGCTCCAACTGGGCCAACTCTTCGGGGGTAACTCCCAGCTTCCCGTCCCACCGACTGACTTGGTACGACGCACCGACCTTCGGATGGGCGAGAGGCGAGTCGGTGCCCTGATTGAGGGCTTCTCTCGCGTAGTAGTGCTTGACCTCCTTCGGGATCAAGTGATCCGGGAACGCCTCTCGGATACGACGAGGACCGAGTGTGACGGTGTGGTAGTACCCGGGCAGGTTCCGACCGTGATCGTCGTCGTCGTTCTGCACGACCTTCCGGTAGCCTTGCCGGTCGGATTCGAGTAGGTGGCCCATCGACGCTATCGGTCCTTCGCGCGCGTGCACCGGCCCACTGGCGTCCCGATGAACGCGGACGTACCGCTCAGCGTCCTGTATATTGCTGTATTCGTGCGGTTCCTCGAAGTAGTCGGCTCGGATACCGACCGCCAACGCAGCCGACTGAAGGAGCGGCAGATAACGGTGGAAGTCGATGTTCGACCCCTGAATCTTCACGTTGACCGCCTCGTGAATCCCGTCCGGGACCGAGTACTCGGAAACCGACCCGTCACGTTTCTCGACCTTCATCCCCTGCCACCGGGGCGTGATATGGACGTTGAAGCTCTGCTCTCCGACCGGGTCCTCCTCCCCGTGCCGGCCGACCTTCAACCGGAACTCGCGCATCTCGTCGAGGCGCCACTCCGTGCCGGTCGGAAGCCGGGGGCCGGGGTGAACGACGTTGCCCTCCTGGTAGTACAGCGTGACCGTCCACCGCTCGCCCCGGTCGTGGAATTCGGCACGCTGGCTGCCGCCACCGGCCTTCACTCGCGAGTCAGCAGCGAAGAACGGAGCCAACCCCTTCGCGTCGAAGAGGTAGTTCGCCGCGAACTCGTGGGGCGCCGGCTTGACGTAGCCGGTCACGCGCACCACCTCGCAGGTCGCGCGCGGACCAATTGATTGGCGGTATTCCCGTGTCTACGGAAGGTAAAAACGGGATGTGAAGGAAACGCTTCAAGCCTAGGCCGGGATTTGAACCCGGGCTCTCGTCCTTACCAAGGACGCGCTTTACCGCTAAGCTACCCAGGCGCGCATGCCTCTTTACTGCGGATTCGTCTTTAGGGGTTTCGATTCGCTACGGGGTTAGTGATCCGTTCCCGTGCCTCGTGCTGCCGGTTCGACGCTGTCGTCGGCGAACCGCGAGAGCCGGTCGATCGTTGGCTGCGTGAGCAGCTCCGTCGCCGGCGGGAGCGCACCCTCGTAGGAGTGTGCGAGGTCGGCCACGAACGCCAGCAGCCCCTCGGAGGCCGTCTCGTCGGCGGCGGCGACGCCGGCGACGGTCGCGAGTTCGAACACGTCGGCCTCGAGATTCCGGTCGATGTCGGCGGGGTCCTCGGCGGTCTCGCGGGCGGTCTGGTCTCTCCCGAAGGTCCGAACCGTCTCGACGGCGCGCTCGGCGGCCCGCGTGCGGGCCAGCAGCGAGAACCCACGCGAGACGAGCACGTCGGCGGCTACGACCGCGAGGTCCGCCTCAATGTCGCTATCGGGGTCGCTCGCCCACGGCTCCTCGTGAGCCAACTGGCGGGTGAGTGAGAGTCCCTCGTAGATGAGTTGGACGCCGGCGGCGAGTTCGCCGAGCGTCCGCACGTCGATCCGTCCGTCGAACGCGCGGGCGCTCGACAGTGTCAGCGCGCCGGGAGCCATCGACGCCGTCGCCAGCCGCTCGTCGAGTGTCTCGCGGAGGGGCTCCGGCTCGATCTCCCCCAGTGCGTCCCGGGCCGAACGGCGGGCCACGGCGGCATCGTCCATCGTGTTGGATACAGCCGGGGCGGAGCCAAAGGCCTTTGGAAAGCCCCCGAGAGCGCCACGAACGCCGGTCACGTTCCGACGCGCGCTCGTGTCGGCCGACCGTCCGATAGCGAAGGGTTATGGGCGACCGGAGCCGACCCACCGTATGGTCGAGTGTGAGTACTGCGGGGCGGCCTTCGACGACGAGGAGGCCCACCTCGAACACCTCGGCGCGGAACACGCCGGGGAGCTCGGGCCGATAGACGAACGACGCGTCGCCGCCGCAACCGAAGGGGAGAGCGACGGGGTCCCGGTCGCCGGCCTGCTTTCGGGAGTCGCGGCACTGGTGGTGCTGGTCGTCGCGATCTGGTTTTTCTTCCTGAGCGGCAGCGGGAGCGCCGGCGAACAGGCGACCGGCCTCGAGGACGACCCGCTGAACGAGCGCGGCGACGACGAGTGGATCTCGCAGGTCGAGACCTTCGAGGACAACGGCCGCCAGCACGTCGCCCGCGGCGAGACGAACTACGAGCGCATCCCGCCGCTCTCGGGTGACCACTGGGGCGGCGCGATCAGCGCCGGGTTCTACGAGGAGATGCCCGAACTCCCGCCGCTCGTTCACTCGCTCGAACACGGTGCGGTCGTGATCTACTACGACGAGGCGAACCTGACCGACGAGAGCGAGGCCAGCCTCCGTGCGTGGGCCGGCCAGAAGGACGGCCGCTGGCAGAGCATCATCGTCGCCCCTAACCCCAACGAGGACCCGCGCGGTGACTACGTCCTGACCGCGTGGACCCACCAACTCGTGCTGGAGGACTACGACGCCGAGGCGGTGTACGCGTTCGCGTCGGAGTACCTCGGCCGCGGCCCGGAGAACCCGGTCCGGTAGGCCGCCGCTCTTTCTCGCCGCGACTGGCGTTACTCCCTGACCGAGAGCCCCGGCACCGGCGGCATCGAGCGCTTGTGGGCGCTGCCCTCGACCAGTTCGACCACGCGGTCGACGTGGTCCTCGGTGATGCCGTCGACGTACCGGATCGTCGCGGCCTTCGACAGCGGGCCGTCGACGTGGAGCGCGAGCACGGCGTCGAGGTGGTCGTAGTTCAGCCCCATCTCCTCCTCGTCGGTCTGGTCTTCCCACATTTCGGCGGTCGGGGTCTGCATCACCAGTTCGTGGGGGACGCCGACGTGGGCGGCGAGCTGTCGGACCTGCTGTTTGTAGAGGTCGCCGATGGGGTTGCAGTCGACGGCCTGATCGCCGTACTTCGTGAAGTACCCCGTCATCGCCTCGCTGCGGTTCCCGGTCCCGAGGACGATCCGGTTCTCGGTGTTGGCGACGTAGTAGTTGAGCACGCCCCGCGTGCGCACTCGGACGTTGCCCGCGGCGGTCGTGTCCTCAACGCCCTCGGGGAACGCCTTGTCGAACTGTTCGGCGATGGGTTCGATCTCGATCAGGTCGTAGGTGATCCCCAACGACTCCGCGACGGCTTCGGCGTCGCTCATCAGGTCGTCGTCGCTCACCCGTGCGGGCATCGTGAGCCCGTGGAGCCCCTCCTCGCCCAGCGCTTCCACGGCGAGGTAGGCGGTCAACGTCGAGTCGATCCCGCCCGAGAGGCCCAGCACGGCCCCCTCGGCGCCGGCGGCGTCGACGGTCTCGCGGATGAACGAGACGATCTCCTCACGGACGGTTTCGAGTTCCCCCTCCGAGAAGCGGATGTCGAGCGGTGCGTTCTCCGTCAGCACGTCTTCGGGCATGTCCAACGGTTCTGTCGCGGGAGGCAAATAGGCACTCCCCAATCCACGGACATGGACGCGTGTCCGGTTCCGGCGCCGTCGACGCAGCCGGGGTGGTTGATTCCGAAACCGACTTACCGGAGGCTGGCGTCAGTCAGGACGCAGGCACGCGCCGTTGGTCCAGTGGTAGGACAGTAGCTTCCCAAGCTACCGGCCCGGGTTCGATTCCCGGACGGCGCACTTTTTGCCTTCTCTCGCACTCCCACCTTCGGGGCCCCGACCACGGGTTTTCGCACAAGTGAAACTCCCACTTATTCGGTAATGCGGAGTCTTCCCTCCTAAATTACTGAGTGAGTAGGCAGCAGTACGTTCGGGCAGAAACCTAAGTAGCAACACGCACCCAATGAGACTGTGGCAGACGACTACGTGCGTCGGACAGCAATCACTCGCCTCCAACTGACGGGCGAGCAGTGCGAGTCCCTCGAAGAGACTATTTCCAACTGGAAGCGGGGTTGCCAAATCGCCACGGACATGGCGTGGGGTAAGTGCAACGCGAAAAGCGATGTACAGCCCCTCGCCTACGACGACGTACGCGACAAAACCGACCTCGGTAGTCAGCACGCGGTTCTCGCTACTCACCAGGCTGCACAAGCCATCACCGGCTGTCTCGAACGCCAATCCAAAGGTAAGGAGGTCAGTAAGCCGACGTTCACCGCACCGACGGTGAAGTACGACACCCGGACGATGACGCTGTTTGACGACGACACTGTGTCGCTCTCCACAACGGGGAGTCGCGTCCGATGCGATCTCGCTCTGTCCGATTCCGACGATGGGTACCAACGGCAGTACTTCGACTCTGATGAATGGGGTGTCACGGAAAGTACGCTCACCGCCCGTGACGGCGATTACTTCCTGCACATCGGCTTCCGCCGGCCTAAGAACGATACTGAGCGGAACACCGCCGAGGACGGAACGGTTCTCGGGGTTGACCTCGGTATAGACAATCTCGCTGTCACCAGTACGGCCTCCTTCTTCAGCGGACGGGAGTTAACCCACAACCTTCGTGAGTTCGAGAAGGTACGTGCGGGACTCCAACAGACCGGAACACGAAGCGCCCACCGAACGCTTGAACAGTCGAGTGGCCGTGAACTCCGCTACGTTCGCGATGTGCTACACCGAGCGTCGAACGCCATCGTTGCGGAAGCTTTCCGATTCGAATGCGACGTGATAGCGTTCGAGGACCTAACCCACATCCGCGACAGCACGGGAGCGTCGTGGGGGCACAAGTGGGCGTTCCGAACGCTGTACGAGCAAGTAGAGTACAAAGCCGAAGCGGAAGGTATCTTGGTGAAGCAAGTTGGATCAGCGTACACGTCGAAGCGGTGCGCCGAGTGCGGATTCACGGCGGATGAGAATCGTCCGTCTCGAGATGACTTTCGGTGTGTAGAGTGCGAATCGGAAGCGAATGCGGACTACAACGCGGCAAAGAATATCGGTATGCGGTATGTCCGTCAGGGCCAACAGTCGTCTCGACGGACGGGCAACAGTCAGCTTGCCCTAAAGTCTGGAACGGTGACGCCGAGCGGCGGATTTACCGCCCACCCGAACGGGTTCGAAGCTGAGTTCATGGACAAGCCCCATCCTCCAAAAGCGAACCCGTCAGGGTGAGCGAAGTAGGATGGGGTAGTTGATTTCCCGGACGGCTCATGGTCTTCACTTCTCAGTAATCCGGAGTCACTGCTGCCCACTCCTTGCGTTTGCTCTCCAGGCGACTTGACGTTCGCAGAGATTTTGCCGCCGACAGTCGGATAGCTGACAGCACGCAGTAGAAACACAGAATCGGTTCTGAAAAGCCCAAACCCGCAGACTGAAACCGAT
It includes:
- a CDS encoding DEAD/DEAH box helicase, translated to MSEIADLPDDDTEIVDEVMSAHGYESLKETQRLAFEDGILESGNHLLVAETGNGKTLCAEAVTKKHLDREGRVAYLVPSRQLVRDKRESMQEWGSDEYQIHSGPGAYQSGDVIVATFDSFYRAILRDKGSARNLDLVVLDDFHEIYGGFRGPGIEKAIAAAMYEGIELFSMSATLGNPQELADWMDADLTVSPEGREIEIQEEVVNVGPQEKKDALTSFIRSERDKAPFLVFNYAKSWTESRAEAVAKTRIFADVSNRNFLEEMERKSQGELTSTLEDLARMMDAGVAFHHSDLPQDVKVWIVDLYEEGEIKCLFATTTIAYGFDAPVQSVIVADIKRGPEFVGVYEYVQWIGRAARPGYGYDEGYAFTLTDDPAETIERYFEPHRELEPVTTHIENDERFRWLLLELVTTGWDTPHEIEAFVKEMLYWQQMKQVGAWGREHSSRDERLNERLREAADWLLDLEFITEKDTARQFQPTPLGEGTIEFSFNSFSNATLAAIRSFYDWLEDLGTGNLTRLNLVYQTTILADRKIDSSCSDELEGLLQEHELPVDEYGITAGILRWYWVKNLDTREIEKRTDIDGAYISSDARRVADTLDATKYLIDASPEIHRPEWLNIMTFRIERGVRRDEVPLVENIRGVGRHRVRNLREYLDRPDIPGVDQLPDGSLWEKLTAFYDELDNPDFFVDTLDGNVPGIGKRTANRIEEFVSDQSVEDEYLETDDEGVTTVNDEPGSDGGYTRGTSLDDFS
- a CDS encoding MarR family transcriptional regulator; translation: MTGYVKPAPHEFAANYLFDAKGLAPFFAADSRVKAGGGSQRAEFHDRGERWTVTLYYQEGNVVHPGPRLPTGTEWRLDEMREFRLKVGRHGEEDPVGEQSFNVHITPRWQGMKVEKRDGSVSEYSVPDGIHEAVNVKIQGSNIDFHRYLPLLQSAALAVGIRADYFEEPHEYSNIQDAERYVRVHRDASGPVHAREGPIASMGHLLESDRQGYRKVVQNDDDDHGRNLPGYYHTVTLGPRRIREAFPDHLIPKEVKHYYAREALNQGTDSPLAHPKVGASYQVSRWDGKLGVTPEELAQLERELNQTVLSVLADAGLDVAPSRGPGPFVQDAYFEVETTERGPDPIELDMTRIKSTQESVVIRHLADGLSPVQWESLRTLVTDGGVVSPADIADEHGRHVESVRRALRGIDDLVVREYAKVSLRSNYVAELVHDAVQEAEEAVKRAAETGAKAIRAAEKGMKETMSVFIAWAARHGIDVDDALNQREARMKLRVREPGKQTRRGIKEGFRIWKEAGLPEERFRTAQIQFRNGGIADAWRYLNTG
- a CDS encoding DUF7114 family protein, producing the protein MDDAAVARRSARDALGEIEPEPLRETLDERLATASMAPGALTLSSARAFDGRIDVRTLGELAAGVQLIYEGLSLTRQLAHEEPWASDPDSDIEADLAVVAADVLVSRGFSLLARTRAAERAVETVRTFGRDQTARETAEDPADIDRNLEADVFELATVAGVAAADETASEGLLAFVADLAHSYEGALPPATELLTQPTIDRLSRFADDSVEPAARGTGTDH
- a CDS encoding DUF3105 domain-containing protein encodes the protein MVECEYCGAAFDDEEAHLEHLGAEHAGELGPIDERRVAAATEGESDGVPVAGLLSGVAALVVLVVAIWFFFLSGSGSAGEQATGLEDDPLNERGDDEWISQVETFEDNGRQHVARGETNYERIPPLSGDHWGGAISAGFYEEMPELPPLVHSLEHGAVVIYYDEANLTDESEASLRAWAGQKDGRWQSIIVAPNPNEDPRGDYVLTAWTHQLVLEDYDAEAVYAFASEYLGRGPENPVR
- a CDS encoding NAD+ synthase → MPEDVLTENAPLDIRFSEGELETVREEIVSFIRETVDAAGAEGAVLGLSGGIDSTLTAYLAVEALGEEGLHGLTMPARVSDDDLMSDAEAVAESLGITYDLIEIEPIAEQFDKAFPEGVEDTTAAGNVRVRTRGVLNYYVANTENRIVLGTGNRSEAMTGYFTKYGDQAVDCNPIGDLYKQQVRQLAAHVGVPHELVMQTPTAEMWEDQTDEEEMGLNYDHLDAVLALHVDGPLSKAATIRYVDGITEDHVDRVVELVEGSAHKRSMPPVPGLSVRE
- a CDS encoding RNA-guided endonuclease InsQ/TnpB family protein, yielding MADDYVRRTAITRLQLTGEQCESLEETISNWKRGCQIATDMAWGKCNAKSDVQPLAYDDVRDKTDLGSQHAVLATHQAAQAITGCLERQSKGKEVSKPTFTAPTVKYDTRTMTLFDDDTVSLSTTGSRVRCDLALSDSDDGYQRQYFDSDEWGVTESTLTARDGDYFLHIGFRRPKNDTERNTAEDGTVLGVDLGIDNLAVTSTASFFSGRELTHNLREFEKVRAGLQQTGTRSAHRTLEQSSGRELRYVRDVLHRASNAIVAEAFRFECDVIAFEDLTHIRDSTGASWGHKWAFRTLYEQVEYKAEAEGILVKQVGSAYTSKRCAECGFTADENRPSRDDFRCVECESEANADYNAAKNIGMRYVRQGQQSSRRTGNSQLALKSGTVTPSGGFTAHPNGFEAEFMDKPHPPKANPSG